The Exiguobacterium aurantiacum DSM 6208 genome includes a window with the following:
- a CDS encoding TrkH family potassium uptake protein, whose amino-acid sequence MKRNLQLFFRKLTPVQTLVLIYIAAALLSIILLALPIAHKPGVTITFTDLVFFAVSCVSVTGLTPIVVADTFSTFGLFIILFIVQVSGVGLISLHVIMWILLGKRIGFRERQLILRDQNQTSMSGIIKYITEIVITVIAIEAVGAVLLGFHYLNYFDTAGEAFLQGLFGAVSATTNAGFDITGSSLAPFREDPFVIFTQIALMTGGAIGFPVLIEIRTYLTSRIMRKRENFPRRFSLFTKLTVSTFFILIAVGTVGLFLFEYNNAFKELPLWLALSDSLFQSVTTRNGGLSTVDVNLFSEGSMLLLSILMFIGASPSSVGGGIRTTTFAVAVLGVIAFIRGDSSIKIFGREIVLEDIWKAFVIITVSLAVLLSGVMVLAFFEDASLTRILFEACSAFGTTGLSVGLSSEFSNVGKWVLTILMFIGRIGVIAFILILQRRQPKRMYNYPKESIILG is encoded by the coding sequence ATGAAACGAAATTTACAGCTGTTCTTCCGAAAGCTGACACCGGTCCAAACGCTCGTGTTGATCTACATCGCGGCTGCGCTTTTGTCGATCATTCTGCTCGCTCTTCCGATCGCGCACAAGCCAGGGGTGACGATCACGTTCACAGACCTCGTCTTTTTCGCGGTCAGTTGTGTCAGTGTCACCGGCCTCACCCCGATTGTCGTCGCGGACACGTTCTCGACGTTCGGCCTATTCATCATCTTGTTCATCGTTCAAGTGAGCGGTGTCGGGTTGATCAGTCTTCACGTCATCATGTGGATCTTGCTCGGGAAGCGTATCGGCTTCCGCGAGCGGCAACTCATTTTACGTGACCAAAACCAGACGTCGATGTCTGGTATCATCAAATACATCACGGAAATCGTCATTACCGTCATCGCGATCGAGGCGGTCGGGGCGGTGTTGCTCGGTTTCCATTACTTAAACTACTTTGACACGGCCGGAGAAGCGTTCCTGCAAGGGCTGTTCGGGGCGGTCAGTGCGACGACGAACGCCGGGTTTGATATTACAGGCAGCTCGCTCGCGCCGTTCCGGGAAGATCCGTTCGTCATCTTCACACAAATCGCGCTCATGACCGGCGGTGCGATCGGGTTCCCAGTTCTCATCGAGATTCGAACGTATTTGACGAGCCGGATCATGCGCAAGCGGGAGAACTTCCCTCGCCGTTTCTCTTTATTCACGAAGTTGACCGTGTCGACGTTCTTCATTTTGATCGCCGTCGGAACGGTCGGGTTGTTCTTGTTCGAATACAACAACGCGTTCAAAGAGTTACCGCTCTGGCTCGCGCTGTCGGACTCGCTGTTCCAGTCCGTGACGACACGAAACGGGGGACTGTCGACCGTCGACGTGAACTTGTTCTCGGAAGGGAGCATGTTGCTCTTGTCGATCCTCATGTTTATCGGCGCCTCCCCGTCTTCGGTCGGTGGGGGGATTCGGACGACGACGTTCGCCGTCGCCGTGCTCGGGGTCATCGCGTTCATCCGCGGTGACTCGTCGATCAAGATTTTCGGGCGCGAGATTGTGCTCGAGGACATTTGGAAAGCGTTCGTCATCATTACCGTCTCGCTCGCTGTCTTACTCTCGGGTGTCATGGTGCTCGCGTTCTTTGAAGATGCTTCGCTCACGCGAATCTTGTTCGAGGCGTGCTCGGCGTTCGGGACGACGGGGCTTTCGGTCGGACTATCTTCTGAGTTCTCGAACGTCGGCAAATGGGTGCTCACCATCTTGATGTTCATCGGTCGGATCGGGGTCATCGCCTTCATCTTGATCTTGCAACGGAGACAGCCGAAACGGATGTACAACTATCCGAAAGAATCGATTATCTTAGGTTAA
- a CDS encoding YerC/YecD family TrpR-related protein has protein sequence MQLDKLRGRELDQLFEAILKLDTLEDCYQLFEDLATVNEVQALAQRLEVARQIREGSTYHKIEEATGASTATISRVKRCLNYGSGGYDLALERLNQSDKGDS, from the coding sequence ATGCAACTCGATAAATTAAGAGGGCGTGAACTCGATCAGCTGTTTGAGGCGATCTTGAAGCTCGACACGCTCGAAGACTGCTATCAATTGTTCGAAGATTTAGCGACCGTCAACGAAGTTCAAGCGTTAGCCCAACGGTTAGAAGTGGCGCGCCAAATTCGTGAAGGTAGCACATATCATAAAATTGAAGAAGCGACAGGTGCTTCGACCGCTACGATTTCCCGTGTCAAGCGTTGCTTGAACTACGGGTCAGGTGGCTATGATCTTGCCCTTGAACGCCTAAACCAATCAGACAAAGGTGACTCGTAA